The Lacipirellula parvula genome window below encodes:
- a CDS encoding dockerin type I repeat-containing protein has product MKKMRTLFLAAAAPCLLPAATHGATVFHQLADFESGVPAFFAPQNGAILTQSTIGATHGTSSLSVQFTDTRTTDTRPDQHIYMAIDATNNNFAKWQEAATLQVTTNRQFALAYDMYLDFDGGSIPAGADLFASDLRYNQDPDPGAAVPIPGFQDTGGEYGLPTRYSSGFPTSDRLMPIVIPFDKADNPRSFFVNPNPSNSFYQLQLGHKYGPVGLGSSAKVYYDNFRILEYNTPQTNVLFSWETPDNPGTPENEQLEGWGLGASGAPGHNRSITAVGATDGASALRIGTGLNGFTWGSQVTFGNQTQVTQLADSFKKAIRVEADVTFTGGGASTTYFSFFMHISGAGHFYQSPASQFNDIQNLGVGESKTITIQFSMDDFRDANGTLRQIGLDGATSLAVGIGTNEGALNNVNISVDKLRVISEQAVAVETGDFNDDGIVNGADFLIWQRGFGAGSGASLGQGDGNGDGAVNNLDLAIWKAQYGSPGSTVTAAAVPEPATALLGAVAMLGGAALRGKTRRS; this is encoded by the coding sequence ATGAAGAAAATGCGAACGCTGTTTCTGGCAGCTGCAGCTCCCTGCCTCCTTCCCGCCGCGACGCATGGAGCAACCGTGTTCCATCAACTAGCGGACTTCGAGAGCGGCGTTCCCGCCTTCTTCGCTCCGCAGAACGGCGCGATTCTTACGCAGTCGACGATCGGTGCGACGCACGGGACTTCGAGCCTGAGCGTTCAATTCACGGATACGCGTACGACCGATACCCGGCCGGACCAGCACATTTACATGGCGATCGACGCGACGAACAACAATTTCGCCAAGTGGCAGGAGGCGGCGACGTTGCAGGTTACGACCAACCGCCAGTTCGCGCTTGCTTACGACATGTACCTCGATTTCGACGGCGGCTCGATTCCCGCCGGCGCCGACCTCTTTGCCTCCGACCTGCGCTACAACCAAGACCCCGATCCAGGCGCGGCCGTGCCGATTCCCGGCTTTCAGGATACCGGGGGCGAGTATGGTCTGCCGACGCGCTACAGCAGCGGGTTTCCGACCTCCGACCGGTTGATGCCGATCGTGATTCCGTTCGACAAGGCCGACAATCCACGCAGCTTCTTTGTGAATCCGAATCCCAGCAACAGCTTTTATCAGCTTCAGCTGGGGCACAAGTACGGCCCGGTTGGTCTCGGCAGCTCGGCCAAGGTCTACTACGACAACTTCCGCATCCTCGAGTACAACACGCCGCAAACTAATGTCCTGTTTTCGTGGGAGACGCCCGATAACCCAGGCACGCCTGAGAACGAACAACTCGAAGGCTGGGGCTTGGGGGCAAGCGGCGCGCCCGGCCACAACCGCTCGATCACCGCGGTCGGCGCCACCGACGGCGCCTCGGCACTTCGCATCGGCACCGGACTCAACGGTTTCACTTGGGGGAGCCAGGTCACTTTCGGCAACCAGACGCAGGTGACGCAACTCGCCGATTCATTTAAGAAGGCGATCCGCGTCGAGGCCGACGTTACCTTCACCGGCGGCGGCGCCTCGACGACCTACTTCAGCTTCTTCATGCATATCTCCGGCGCCGGTCACTTCTATCAGTCGCCTGCCTCGCAGTTCAACGACATCCAGAACCTGGGCGTCGGCGAATCGAAGACGATCACGATTCAATTCAGCATGGACGATTTCCGTGATGCGAACGGGACGCTGCGGCAGATCGGGCTCGATGGCGCCACCTCGCTCGCGGTCGGCATCGGCACGAACGAAGGCGCCCTCAACAACGTGAACATTTCGGTCGACAAGCTGCGCGTCATCAGCGAGCAGGCGGTAGCCGTCGAGACGGGCGACTTCAACGACGACGGCATCGTCAACGGCGCCGACTTTTTGATTTGGCAACGCGGTTTCGGCGCCGGCAGCGGGGCGTCGCTCGGGCAGGGCGACGGCAACGGCGACGGCGCCGTCAACAATCTCGACTTGGCGATTTGGAAGGCCCAGTACGGTTCGCCCGGTTCGACGGTGACGGCTGCCGCCGTGCCGGAACCAGCGACGGCGCTGCTCGGAGCCGTTGCTATGCTCGGCGGCGCTGCATTGCGTGGCAAGACGCGGCGTTCGTAA
- a CDS encoding DUF1559 domain-containing protein — protein sequence MALSIQLEHRSPRRRGFTLVELLVVIAIIGVLVALLLPAVQAAREAARRSQCTNNLRNVGLAVLNYADVRGRMPAAATFLPKGELSANPARDNGLMFNWAIDILPYMEQQGLHKSFIIDPANDIKLFSDENKLARGTEIPIMLCPSDGGQGQPFQGSGGNWARGNYGLNAMQWYPNAFMWPNMQTDPFFDFNIGMAGFSNGVINQGQKLAQITDGTSNTIMLAEMRVGLGASDRRGTWAMGLCASNYHCRHAGFPPNACGGAEDDTQGVADIIKEVGEGTLKMECMLPDASVPDSGQSVVRSRHPGGAHVAMADGSARFISDFIEYVQVSLGPKFDDTENKTSESKFVAWQRLNVSRDGMTVGAAQ from the coding sequence GTGGCGTTAAGCATTCAACTTGAACACCGCTCGCCGCGGCGGCGCGGATTCACGCTTGTCGAGTTGTTGGTAGTCATCGCGATCATCGGCGTGCTCGTCGCGCTATTGCTGCCGGCGGTGCAGGCGGCGCGCGAAGCGGCGCGGCGCAGCCAATGTACGAACAACCTCCGCAACGTGGGGTTGGCCGTGTTGAATTACGCCGACGTCCGCGGCCGGATGCCCGCGGCGGCGACGTTTCTGCCGAAGGGGGAACTCAGTGCGAATCCCGCCCGCGACAACGGGCTGATGTTTAACTGGGCAATCGACATTCTGCCGTACATGGAACAGCAGGGGCTGCACAAGTCGTTCATCATTGATCCGGCGAACGACATCAAGCTGTTCAGCGACGAAAACAAGCTCGCCCGCGGTACCGAGATTCCCATCATGCTTTGCCCGAGCGACGGCGGGCAGGGGCAGCCGTTTCAAGGTTCGGGAGGAAACTGGGCCCGCGGCAACTACGGGCTGAACGCGATGCAGTGGTATCCCAATGCGTTCATGTGGCCCAACATGCAAACCGACCCCTTCTTCGACTTCAACATTGGCATGGCCGGCTTCAGCAACGGCGTCATCAATCAAGGTCAGAAACTCGCCCAAATTACTGACGGTACGAGCAATACGATCATGCTCGCTGAGATGCGCGTCGGCCTTGGCGCCAGCGATCGTCGCGGCACGTGGGCGATGGGACTCTGCGCCTCAAACTACCACTGCCGACACGCTGGCTTCCCGCCGAACGCTTGCGGCGGCGCCGAAGACGACACGCAGGGCGTCGCCGACATCATCAAAGAGGTTGGCGAAGGAACGCTCAAAATGGAGTGCATGCTTCCCGACGCCAGCGTGCCGGATAGCGGCCAGTCGGTTGTTCGCAGTCGGCACCCAGGCGGCGCCCACGTTGCGATGGCTGACGGCAGCGCTCGCTTCATCAGCGACTTCATCGAGTATGTGCAGGTGAGCCTTGGCCCCAAGTTCGACGACACGGAGAACAAAACTTCCGAAAGCAAGTTCGTTGCTTGGCAACGGTTGAACGTCTCCCGCGATGGGATGACCGTGGGAGCAGCACAGTAA
- a CDS encoding glycosyl hydrolase, whose product MRTANIIAGALALALVTCLSGRLDAQNYRYEAESSQRTGVQMVSSIPGYSGTGYVTGFDNTSDKVTWQVDVPNGLYEMWVGYRSQYGQKGYDFHVDGEAGSGMFDQSNVFKADRAGLFNLQNPTNTFSIEYGWGYYDLDYVEFRPFTPPTLAPVSPQLVDEQANARTKFLMNYLTDIYGEKTLSGQQHEVSQNLSFPGQSYLTKSGGLVPAIRGSDFIEYSPSRLQFGSNPRNETEQTIAWAQQTGGVVSMMWHWNAPANLINQSGGKEWWRGFYTDATTFNLPGALANPAGNDYQLLLRDIDAIAVELQKFEDAGVPVIWRPLHEAQGGWFWWGAHGPDTFKQLWNLTYDRLTEYHGLHNLIWEFTSSSAEGNFRDWYPGDDVVDMIGLDIYTDPSASMSGQWYDLVQEYNGRKLIALSETGTLPNPDVMDQWGIDWSYFSPWSGSFVNAFTAQQLQATLGHEDVITLNELPMMPWNAAAPQNGDFNDDGIVDGADLLLWQREFGSSGVLSADGNGDGAVDADDLAIWRQQFGQSAGGAGGQATVPEPATAVLGGVFGVAFGFCSRRSRR is encoded by the coding sequence GTGCGAACAGCGAACATCATTGCCGGAGCGTTGGCGTTGGCGTTAGTGACCTGCCTCTCCGGCCGTCTCGACGCGCAGAACTATCGCTACGAGGCGGAATCGTCGCAGCGAACCGGCGTGCAGATGGTTAGCAGCATTCCAGGCTATTCGGGAACCGGTTACGTCACGGGCTTCGACAACACGTCTGACAAGGTGACGTGGCAGGTCGACGTGCCGAACGGCCTCTACGAGATGTGGGTCGGCTACCGCTCGCAGTATGGCCAGAAGGGCTACGACTTCCATGTCGACGGCGAAGCCGGGAGCGGCATGTTCGATCAGTCGAACGTCTTCAAGGCCGATCGCGCCGGCCTGTTCAACCTCCAGAACCCGACGAACACGTTTTCTATTGAGTATGGCTGGGGCTACTACGATCTCGACTACGTCGAGTTCCGGCCGTTCACGCCGCCGACGCTCGCGCCCGTCTCGCCGCAACTAGTCGACGAACAGGCAAACGCGCGGACCAAGTTTTTGATGAATTATCTCACCGATATCTACGGCGAAAAAACGCTCTCCGGCCAACAGCACGAGGTGAGCCAGAACCTGTCGTTCCCGGGGCAGAGCTATCTCACCAAGTCAGGCGGCCTCGTCCCCGCGATCCGCGGCTCGGACTTCATCGAATACTCGCCGTCACGCCTGCAGTTTGGTTCGAACCCGCGCAACGAAACTGAGCAGACGATTGCTTGGGCTCAGCAAACGGGCGGCGTCGTTTCGATGATGTGGCATTGGAACGCGCCGGCCAACCTCATTAATCAATCGGGCGGCAAAGAATGGTGGCGCGGGTTCTACACCGATGCGACAACATTCAATCTACCGGGCGCGTTAGCAAATCCTGCCGGCAACGACTACCAGCTATTGCTCCGCGACATCGACGCGATCGCCGTTGAGTTGCAGAAGTTCGAAGACGCTGGCGTCCCGGTCATTTGGCGGCCCCTGCACGAAGCGCAGGGAGGCTGGTTCTGGTGGGGCGCTCACGGGCCGGACACATTCAAGCAGCTTTGGAACCTCACCTACGATCGGCTCACTGAGTATCACGGCCTCCACAACCTGATTTGGGAATTTACTTCGTCGTCTGCGGAGGGAAACTTTCGCGACTGGTATCCCGGCGACGACGTCGTCGACATGATCGGTCTCGACATCTACACCGATCCCTCGGCGAGCATGAGCGGCCAGTGGTACGACCTTGTCCAAGAGTACAACGGCCGCAAGCTCATCGCCCTCTCGGAGACCGGCACGTTGCCGAACCCTGACGTGATGGACCAGTGGGGCATCGATTGGAGTTACTTCTCCCCCTGGAGCGGATCATTCGTCAATGCATTCACGGCTCAACAACTTCAAGCAACGCTCGGACACGAAGACGTCATCACGCTCAACGAACTACCGATGATGCCGTGGAATGCCGCTGCTCCGCAGAATGGCGATTTCAACGACGACGGCATCGTCGATGGCGCCGACTTGCTGCTCTGGCAGCGTGAGTTTGGGTCAAGTGGCGTGCTATCAGCCGACGGCAACGGCGATGGGGCCGTCGACGCCGACGACTTAGCAATTTGGCGCCAACAGTTCGGCCAGTCGGCCGGCGGGGCAGGGGGACAAGCGACTGTCCCCGAGCCGGCGACTGCCGTGTTGGGCGGCGTTTTCGGTGTTGCGTTTGGCTTTTGCAGCCGCCGATCGAGACGCTAG
- a CDS encoding DUF2513 domain-containing protein, which produces MKRDLDLARQLLLEIENRGADCSVSVLRSGPNHEAEERIRYHLRLLIDAGLLKEVDRTAGGVPCVRLTDAGHETIELTRSESRWRDAKFACQERTGGLSMGVIRDILAHWSLDAPRYRSRRRYAVEGPALVEGRYRGRRSPYRFEPFIENEVSAILDDDVRYVRVRPSRANGWRYEPLESDSVRSAEFGVDATLPDYLL; this is translated from the coding sequence ATGAAGCGAGACCTCGACCTGGCCCGGCAACTCTTGCTGGAAATTGAAAACCGCGGCGCCGATTGCTCGGTGAGCGTCCTGCGCAGCGGACCGAACCACGAAGCGGAAGAACGGATCCGTTACCACCTGCGTCTGCTGATCGATGCCGGCCTGCTAAAGGAAGTCGACCGCACTGCGGGCGGCGTGCCGTGCGTCCGCCTGACCGACGCTGGTCACGAAACGATCGAACTCACCCGCAGCGAATCGCGTTGGCGCGATGCGAAGTTCGCCTGCCAAGAACGAACCGGCGGCCTATCGATGGGCGTCATTCGCGACATCCTCGCGCATTGGTCGCTCGATGCGCCCCGCTATCGATCCCGCCGCCGCTACGCAGTCGAAGGTCCGGCGCTCGTCGAAGGTCGCTACCGCGGCCGCCGTTCGCCCTACCGCTTCGAGCCGTTCATTGAGAACGAAGTCAGCGCTATCCTTGATGACGACGTCCGCTATGTTCGCGTCCGTCCGAGCCGCGCGAACGGTTGGCGGTACGAGCCGCTCGAGAGCGATTCGGTGCGCAGCGCCGAGTTCGGCGTCGACGCGACGCTGCCTGATTACTTGCTGTAG
- a CDS encoding SAM-dependent methyltransferase: MLIKLAERRMLPDSVIRAGIRKVLERRLARERAAIPADHSGRLQLLRERFASGPIAEGVEVALAQQYEAPASLFLTMLGPWLKYSAGLWENPDSTLLESEEAMLALTCKRAEIADGQRILDLGCGWGALTFWMAERYPNADVVAISNSRTQHKFITEQALARGLMNVRHVRMNIADFDREPPAEQTEPDAEWQFDRIVSIEMFEHMRNVESLLTRLAGWLRPDGKLFLHAFCHRELFYRFNLDGQYDWMARHFFTGGAMPSADLFEHIHGPLQLQQKWEVAGQHYARTWRAWLGNLDANREEIIREFEQTQPPVDARRQFQRWRMFLMAGGEIFTYGDGSEWFVMHALLSK, translated from the coding sequence ATGCTCATCAAGTTAGCCGAGCGACGGATGCTCCCAGATTCCGTCATTCGGGCCGGTATTCGCAAAGTTCTCGAACGGCGTCTCGCCCGCGAACGCGCCGCTATCCCAGCCGATCATTCCGGTCGCTTGCAACTCCTGCGCGAGCGGTTCGCCTCTGGGCCGATTGCCGAAGGCGTCGAGGTTGCTCTCGCTCAGCAGTACGAAGCTCCCGCGTCGCTATTTCTGACGATGCTCGGGCCATGGCTAAAATACAGCGCAGGCCTTTGGGAGAACCCCGATAGCACGCTCCTCGAATCGGAAGAGGCGATGCTTGCTCTCACCTGCAAGCGAGCCGAGATTGCCGACGGGCAACGAATCCTTGATCTCGGTTGCGGCTGGGGAGCGTTGACGTTCTGGATGGCGGAGCGGTATCCCAACGCCGACGTCGTCGCCATTTCCAATTCGCGTACGCAGCACAAGTTCATCACCGAGCAGGCGCTCGCCCGCGGGCTGATGAACGTGCGGCATGTGCGGATGAACATCGCGGACTTCGATCGAGAGCCGCCTGCCGAGCAGACGGAGCCGGACGCTGAATGGCAGTTTGATCGCATCGTGTCGATCGAGATGTTCGAACACATGCGCAACGTCGAAAGCCTGCTCACGCGGCTCGCAGGCTGGCTCCGGCCCGACGGCAAGCTGTTTTTGCACGCCTTCTGCCACCGCGAGCTGTTCTACCGCTTCAACCTTGACGGCCAATACGATTGGATGGCCCGCCACTTCTTCACCGGCGGCGCCATGCCCTCGGCTGATTTGTTCGAACACATTCACGGCCCTCTGCAACTGCAGCAGAAATGGGAAGTCGCCGGCCAACACTACGCCCGCACATGGCGCGCCTGGTTGGGCAATCTCGACGCGAATCGCGAGGAGATCATCAGGGAGTTCGAACAAACGCAACCGCCAGTCGACGCTCGTCGACAGTTCCAACGCTGGCGGATGTTCCTCATGGCCGGCGGAGAAATCTTCACGTACGGCGATGGCAGCGAGTGGTTCGTTATGCACGCGCTGCTCTCGAAATAG
- a CDS encoding N-acetylmuramoyl-L-alanine amidase → MCMCNRSMSRRDMMRGAVTLGTAAAVGGMELLRATPALAAVPNPSIASTSAWGARAASSAVSVLSYKPSYIVIHHTATSNTTATTQAAAYSLARSIQNYHMDSNGWIDTGQQFTVSRGGYAMEGRHRSLERLNLGTSFVRGAHVGAGNVNNEAIGIENEGLYTTATPPTALYDKLVNLCAYICDQYGLPATQIFGHRDFMATACPGNILYGMLPGLRSDVAAVLAGGNYSTVVDNATAGRFTASANWLTSSWSSQKNGADYRYANPVLASDTAWFKVNIPSAGNYMVDVWYPADPGYNTSTPYIVATSSGNQTVAVNQTTNGGSWRNIGTFNLAAGDYNVVGVSRWTSGTGYVIADAVRVRNS, encoded by the coding sequence ATGTGTATGTGCAATCGTTCGATGAGCCGTCGCGACATGATGCGCGGCGCCGTAACGCTCGGCACGGCGGCGGCGGTCGGCGGCATGGAACTGCTGCGGGCGACGCCCGCGCTGGCGGCCGTTCCAAACCCCAGCATTGCCAGTACGAGCGCATGGGGCGCCCGCGCAGCGAGTTCAGCGGTCAGCGTGCTGAGCTACAAGCCGTCGTACATCGTCATTCACCACACCGCGACCTCGAACACGACCGCCACGACGCAAGCCGCCGCCTACTCGCTCGCGCGTTCAATTCAGAACTATCACATGGATAGCAACGGCTGGATCGATACCGGGCAACAGTTTACCGTGAGCCGCGGCGGCTATGCGATGGAAGGCCGCCATCGCAGTCTCGAGCGGTTGAATCTCGGCACCAGTTTCGTCCGCGGCGCCCATGTCGGCGCGGGCAACGTCAACAACGAGGCCATCGGCATCGAGAACGAAGGGCTCTACACGACGGCGACGCCGCCGACCGCGCTCTACGACAAGCTCGTTAATTTGTGCGCATACATTTGCGACCAATACGGCCTACCGGCAACGCAAATTTTCGGCCACCGCGACTTCATGGCGACCGCCTGCCCGGGGAACATTCTCTACGGCATGCTGCCGGGGCTACGCTCGGATGTGGCGGCTGTGCTCGCGGGCGGAAACTATAGCACGGTAGTCGACAACGCGACTGCCGGACGTTTCACTGCGAGCGCCAACTGGCTCACGTCGAGTTGGTCGAGCCAGAAGAACGGGGCGGACTACCGCTACGCAAATCCTGTCCTCGCCAGCGATACGGCGTGGTTCAAGGTAAATATTCCCAGCGCCGGCAACTACATGGTCGACGTCTGGTATCCGGCGGACCCGGGCTACAACACGTCGACGCCGTACATCGTCGCCACTTCCAGCGGCAATCAGACGGTGGCCGTCAACCAAACGACCAACGGCGGTTCGTGGCGAAACATCGGCACGTTTAACCTCGCCGCGGGCGATTACAACGTCGTCGGCGTCAGCCGCTGGACTTCCGGCACGGGCTACGTGATCGCCGACGCCGTGCGCGTGCGGAATAGTTAG